In Marasmius oreades isolate 03SP1 chromosome 1, whole genome shotgun sequence, one DNA window encodes the following:
- a CDS encoding uncharacterized protein (CAZy:GT15) — protein MFRGRHRHICGLGILVALIYGTVLVMQDSQLLAKVLSARNSLQDPAQEPVLMGQPELSEIVAPHLPYERPESPKEAATDSDSSKAQVHRPIGEGTANATFVILARNSDLEGVLSSMEQVERRFNKRFGYPWVFLNEVEFEEEFKRRVTEATKAPVSFGLIPYDHWFQPDWIDENKARAGREKMQALGIIYADSVPYRNMCRFNSGFFFHHPLLQPYKYYWRVEPGISYTCDIQYDPFDYMRDHNKLYGFTITFTEWEATIPTLWKTVKEFITLHPEYLAENHAMKYLSDNGGELYNLCHFWSNFEIADMDFWRGEAYQKFFDFLESKGGFYYERWGDAPVHSIAVALFASRDQLHFFDDIGYNHPPFEHCPSGEMRAGRNCDCSAPNSIDDRPQSCLSRYKNLW, from the exons ATGTTTCGAGGGCGACATAGACACATTTGTGGGTTGGGCATACTG GTTGCCCTTATTTATGGAACAGTACTCGTCATGCAAGATTCACAACTACTAGCGAAGGTCCTCTCTGCTCGAAACTCCCTGCAAGATCCTGCTCAAGAACCCGTGTTGATGGGTCAACCAGAGCTCTCCGAAATCGTTgctcctcatcttccttaTGAACGTCCTGAAAGCCCAAAAGAAGCAGCGACAGATTCAGATTCTTCGAAAGCGCAAGTGCATCGACCCATCGGCGAAGGAACCGCAAACGCTACTTTCGTCATCCTAGCGCGTAACTCGGATTTGGAAGGAGTTCTGTCGAGCATGGAACAGGTGGAGAGGCGGTTCAACAAACGATTCGGCTACCCATGGGTTTTCCTCAATGAGGTGGAGTTCGAGGAGGAATTCAAACG ACGTGTTACAGAAGCGACAAAAGCGCCCGTTTCATTTGGTCTTATTCCGTATGACCACTGGTTTCAACCGGATTGGATAGATGAGAACAAGGCGAGAGCAGGAAGGGAGAAGATGCAGGCATTGGGGATCATATACGCAG ATAGCGTGCCGTACCGAAACATGTGTCGGTTCAACTCTGGG TTTTTCttccatcatcctcttcttcaaccatACAAGTATTACTGGCGTGTCGA ACCCGGAATCTCATATACTTGCGACATCCAGTACGATCCATTCGATTATATGAGAGATCACAACAAGCTCTACG GCTTTACGATTACCTTCACGGAATGGGAAGCTACGATACCTACTCTATGGAAAACCGTTAAAG AATTTATCACGCTCCACCCAGAATACCTTGCCGAAAACCACGCAATGAAATATCTTAGCGATAACGGCGGGGAGTTGTACAACCTCTGTCATT TCTGGAGTAATTTTGAGATAGCCGATATGGACTTTTGGCGTGGAGAAGCGTATCAAAAGTTTTTCGATTTCTTGGAATCGAAAGGTGGTTTCTATTACGAG AGATGGGGAGATGCCCCCGTTCACTCCATTGCCGTAGCCCTCTTCGCCTCCCGTGACCAGCTACACTTTTTCGATGATATTGGGTATAACCATCCCCCGTTCGAACATTGCCCTTCGGGAGAGATGCGGGCAGGAAGGAATTGTGATTGTTCGGCGCCGAATTCGATTG atGATCGCCCGCAATCATGTTTGTCTCGATACAAAAACTTGTGGTAG
- a CDS encoding uncharacterized protein (CAZy:GH3) gives MRVAALFSFISLFVTTARGWSQLWPERFSFSDSNTVQQSVGRTDRDAFVKDLVEKMRIEELVIQLHLMFADNVVGPNSTNELFDFALLPAPPDTGLGVVHDWYPTSPTFYNDLQQLNLDKSRLKTPFMLIEECLHGVGSFKQSMFPQAIALSASWDEDLVWRVGRAIGTEARAIGIHACFAPVLDLGKDVRWGRVQEAWGEDHVLTSHMGVAFASGLSKNGSWSDSDAVIPVMKHFAAHGSPQGGINAAPFMGRGNRQLMMEMLIPFRDAVQKGFTKGVMMAYHEYDEIPAHVNPVFYDALDDWGFDGFVIADDTGMRMLSGSHRVASTTADTISQWFNAGGMLQFYDYDLPTYLNTIKALVANSTVSLDTIKAHASRILGVKYDLGLFDDPFIPPGIDYQTITHEHVPLTLEAAQKAIVLLENRNNTLPLNPKNQGIKTIALVGPFGDTLNYGDYAGPWGAYPVANSSTIRQGILGYLIGENEDIRLLTSTGANTWLYNAQYPIPTYLLSPPPNSNSSFSSSASGNVNVTGGLRATYFADTNFTKPIFTTIEAPNRDWGLYPPLGLPSNNFSVIWEGEITLPFDDRSGSGSVEGDIQGFIGVGISPNSTARLFIDEKLVVESPFSESSNILGNIPPLVYSVVNGTAAPPGGVPFTFAKGEVERKRVGVRVEFQTWNLYQKVENVNSVNSQVELWWNLVDRREGEAVRQAVEIARAADVMVLAVGANWNSDGESGDRATLGLSANQTVLADAIFALGKPVVLVLQGGRPFAIPDYYAKCAAAISAFFAGQSGGQAIADVLFGKVNPGGRIPLSVPFDEGTLPSFYNYHSTAHGPEYTDISSLPTYFFGYGLSYTTFSVADFNATSNTFAAGETIHFHVRVSNEGDVAGSYVAQVYLLQRVSAIVKPARQLVAFKRVYLDGGESVEITMDLEVNRFLPIVNRRYVWELEKGDYTFVLLDDGGPEARRRGSVTLKCV, from the exons TAGGAAGGACGGACAGAGACGCGTTTGTAAAAGATTTGGTTGAAAAAATGAGGATTGAGGAGCTCG TTATACAGCTTCATCTGATGTTTGCAGACAACGTTGTCGGTCCAAACTCAACCAACGAGCTCTTCG ACTTCGCTCTTCTTCCTGCCCCGCCAGATACTGGCCTTGGCGTCGTTCACGATTGGTACCCGACTTCTCCGACATTCTACAATGACTTGCAGCAGCTCAATCTCGACAAATCACGTCTTAAAACGCCCTTCATGCTTATTGAGGAGTGTCTACATGGTGTAGGATCTTTCAAACAATCCATGTTTCCCCAAGCTATTGCACTATCCGCTTCATGGGATGAAGATCTCGTCTGGCGAGTTGGACGAGCGATTGGTACAGAGGCTCGGGCGATAGGAATCCATGCTTGTTTTGCGCCTGTTTTGGACCTTGGGAAGGATGTACGGTGGGGTAGAGTACAAG AGGCTTGGGGAGAAGACCATGTCCTGACATCGCACATGGGCGTCGCGTTTGCATCTGGTCTTTCGAAGAACGGATCCTGGTCCGATTCCGACGCCGTTATTCCAGTCATGAAG CACTTCGCGGCCCACGGGTCTCCTCAAGGTGGAATAAATGCAGCTCCATTCATGGGACGGGGAAATCGTCAGCTTATGATGGAGATGTTGATACCATTTCGAGATGCGGTACAGAAAGGCTTTACAAAGGGGGTTATGAT GGCATACCACGAATATGACGAGATACCAGCGCATGTCAATCCAGTTTTCTACGATGCGTTAGATGACTGGGGATTCGACG GCTTCGTAATAGCAGACGATACCG GGATGAGAATGTTGTCTGGTAGTCATCGAGTGGCGAGCACTACGGCGGATACCATATCTCAATGGTTCAACGCCGGAGGAATGCTGCAGTTTTATGATTACGATCTGCCCACCTACCTCAAC ACGATCAAAGCTCTGGTCGCCAACTCTACTGTCTCTCTCGACACCATCAAGGCGCACGCTTCCAGAATCCTAGGCGTCAAATACGACCTTGGGCTCTTCGACGATCCATTTATCCCTCCCGGAATCGACTACCAAACCATCACGCACGAACATGTTCCCCTTACCCTCGAAGCAGCGCAGAAAGCCATTGTGCTTTTAGAGAATAGGAACAATACGTTACCTCTGAATCCTAAGAACCAGGGTATAAAGACTATCGCTTTGGTTGGCCCATTCGGAGATACCCTCAACTATGGCGATTACGCTGGTCCTTGGGGGGCATATCCTGTAGCCAACTCGAGTACTATTCGGCAGGGAATCCTCGGATACCTTATCGGCGAAAATGAAGACATTCGACTTTTGACGAGTACTGGAGCTAATACTTGGTTGTATAATGCTCAGTACCCGATCCCTACTTATCTGCTCTCACCACCTCCAAATTCGaattcttccttttcttcttctgcgtCAGGAAACGTTAATGTTACTGGTGGCCTCCGAGCTACGTATTTCGCCGATACCAATTTCACGAAACCTATCTTTACGACTATCGAAGCTCCGAACCGGGATTGGGGGTTATACCCTCCACTTGGATTACCTTCCAATAATTTTAGTGTTATTTGGGAGGGTGAGATTACGCTTCCGTTTGATGATCGTTCTGGGTCTGGGAGCGTTGAAGGAGATATCCAAGGGTTCATAGGGGTTGGGATATCACCGAACTCGACTGCACGTCTGTTCATTGACGAGAAACTTGTTGTGGAATCTCCGTTTTCGGAGTCGAGTAATATCCTAGGGAACATCCCACCGCTTGTGTATAGCGTTGTGAATGGGACGGCGGCTCCGCCTGGTGGTGTGCCTTTTACGTTTGCAAAAGGGGAAGTGGAAAGGAAGAGGGTGGGTGTGAGGGTTGAGTTTCAGACGTGGAATTTGTATCAGAAAGTTGAGAATGTGAATTCGGTTAATTCGCAAGTTGAACTTTGGTGGAATTTGGTGGATAGGAGGGAGGGGGAGGCTGTTAGACAG GCTGTTGAGATAGCTAGGGCAGCTGATGTTATGGTGTTGGCGGTTGGAGCGAATTGGAATAGTGATGGGGAGAGTGGAGATCGTGCTACGCTGGGGTTGTCGGCTaatcaga CTGTACTCGCAGATGCAATATTCGCGTTGGGAAAACCTGTAGTGCTTGTACTGCAAGGAGGACGACCGTTTGCGATTCCTGATTATTATGCGAAATGTGCGGCTGCTATCAGTGCG TTCTTCGCAGGTCAATCTGGTGGCCAGGCTATTGCGGATGTTTTGTTTGGGAAAGTGAATCCGGGTGGCAGGATACCGCTTAGTGTTCCGTTTGACGAAGGAACGCTGCCTTCTTTCTATAA TTACCATTCTACGGCGCATGGTCCAGAATATACTGATATCTCTTCCTTACCAACG TACTTCTTTGGTTACGGGCTGTCGTATACCACGTTTAGCGTGGCAGACTTTAACGCTACTTCAAATACATTCGCagctggagaaacgattCATTTCCATGTTCGAGTTTCGAATGAGGGTGATGTCGCTGGGAGTTACGTTGCTCAG GTATACCTCTTACAACGTGTATCTGCCATCGTCAAACCGGCACGCCAGCTAGTTGCGTTCAAACGCGTGTATCTCGATGGTGGAGAGTCTGTAGAGATAACGATGGATTTGGAGGTGAATAGGTTTTTGCCTATTGTGAATCGGAGATATGTTTGGGAGTTGGAGAAGGGTGATTATACGTTTGTTTTGTTGGATGATGGAGGGCCGGAGGCGCGTCGAAGGGGGAGTGTTACGTTGAAGTGTGTGTAG
- a CDS encoding uncharacterized protein (CAZy:GH3) translates to MRVAALFSFISLFVTTARGWSQLWPERFSFSDSNTVQQSVGRTDRDAFVKDLVEKMRIEELVIQLHLMFADNVVGPNSTNELFDFALLPAPPDTGLGVVHDWYPTSPTFYNDLQQLNLDKSRLKTPFMLIEECLHGVGSFKQSMFPQAIALSASWDEDLVWRVGRAIGTEARAIGIHACFAPVLDLGKDVRWGRVQEAWGEDHVLTSHMGVAFASGLSKNGSWSDSDAVIPVMKHFAAHGSPQGGINAAPFMGRGNRQLMMEMLIPFRDAVQKGFTKGVMMAYHEYDEIPAHVNPVFYDALDDWGFDGFVIADDTGMRMLSGSHRVASTTADTISQWFNAGGMLQFYDYDLPTYLNTIKALVANSTVSLDTIKAHASRILGVKYDLGLFDDPFIPPGIDYQTITHEHVPLTLEAAQKAIVLLENRNNTLPLNPKNQGIKTIALVGPFGDTLNYGDYAGPWGAYPVANSSTIRQGILGYLIGENEDIRLLTSTGANTWLYNAQYPIPTYLLSPPPNSNSSFSSSASGNVNVTGGLRATYFADTNFTKPIFTTIEAPNRDWGLYPPLGLPSNNFSVIWEGEITLPFDDRSGSGSVEGDIQGFIGVGISPNSTARLFIDEKLVVESPFSESSNILGNIPPLVYSVVNGTAAPPGGVPFTFAKGEVERKRVGVRVEFQTWNLYQKVENVNSVNSQVELWWNLVDRREGEAVRQAVEIARAADVMVLAVGANWNSDGESGDRATLGLSANQTVLADAIFALGKPVVLVLQGGRPFAIPDYYAKCAAAISAFFAGQSGGQAIADVLFGKVNPGGRIPLSVPFDEGTLPSFYNYHSTAHGPEYTDISSLPTVTGLPHSSVDL, encoded by the exons TAGGAAGGACGGACAGAGACGCGTTTGTAAAAGATTTGGTTGAAAAAATGAGGATTGAGGAGCTCG TTATACAGCTTCATCTGATGTTTGCAGACAACGTTGTCGGTCCAAACTCAACCAACGAGCTCTTCG ACTTCGCTCTTCTTCCTGCCCCGCCAGATACTGGCCTTGGCGTCGTTCACGATTGGTACCCGACTTCTCCGACATTCTACAATGACTTGCAGCAGCTCAATCTCGACAAATCACGTCTTAAAACGCCCTTCATGCTTATTGAGGAGTGTCTACATGGTGTAGGATCTTTCAAACAATCCATGTTTCCCCAAGCTATTGCACTATCCGCTTCATGGGATGAAGATCTCGTCTGGCGAGTTGGACGAGCGATTGGTACAGAGGCTCGGGCGATAGGAATCCATGCTTGTTTTGCGCCTGTTTTGGACCTTGGGAAGGATGTACGGTGGGGTAGAGTACAAG AGGCTTGGGGAGAAGACCATGTCCTGACATCGCACATGGGCGTCGCGTTTGCATCTGGTCTTTCGAAGAACGGATCCTGGTCCGATTCCGACGCCGTTATTCCAGTCATGAAG CACTTCGCGGCCCACGGGTCTCCTCAAGGTGGAATAAATGCAGCTCCATTCATGGGACGGGGAAATCGTCAGCTTATGATGGAGATGTTGATACCATTTCGAGATGCGGTACAGAAAGGCTTTACAAAGGGGGTTATGAT GGCATACCACGAATATGACGAGATACCAGCGCATGTCAATCCAGTTTTCTACGATGCGTTAGATGACTGGGGATTCGACG GCTTCGTAATAGCAGACGATACCG GGATGAGAATGTTGTCTGGTAGTCATCGAGTGGCGAGCACTACGGCGGATACCATATCTCAATGGTTCAACGCCGGAGGAATGCTGCAGTTTTATGATTACGATCTGCCCACCTACCTCAAC ACGATCAAAGCTCTGGTCGCCAACTCTACTGTCTCTCTCGACACCATCAAGGCGCACGCTTCCAGAATCCTAGGCGTCAAATACGACCTTGGGCTCTTCGACGATCCATTTATCCCTCCCGGAATCGACTACCAAACCATCACGCACGAACATGTTCCCCTTACCCTCGAAGCAGCGCAGAAAGCCATTGTGCTTTTAGAGAATAGGAACAATACGTTACCTCTGAATCCTAAGAACCAGGGTATAAAGACTATCGCTTTGGTTGGCCCATTCGGAGATACCCTCAACTATGGCGATTACGCTGGTCCTTGGGGGGCATATCCTGTAGCCAACTCGAGTACTATTCGGCAGGGAATCCTCGGATACCTTATCGGCGAAAATGAAGACATTCGACTTTTGACGAGTACTGGAGCTAATACTTGGTTGTATAATGCTCAGTACCCGATCCCTACTTATCTGCTCTCACCACCTCCAAATTCGaattcttccttttcttcttctgcgtCAGGAAACGTTAATGTTACTGGTGGCCTCCGAGCTACGTATTTCGCCGATACCAATTTCACGAAACCTATCTTTACGACTATCGAAGCTCCGAACCGGGATTGGGGGTTATACCCTCCACTTGGATTACCTTCCAATAATTTTAGTGTTATTTGGGAGGGTGAGATTACGCTTCCGTTTGATGATCGTTCTGGGTCTGGGAGCGTTGAAGGAGATATCCAAGGGTTCATAGGGGTTGGGATATCACCGAACTCGACTGCACGTCTGTTCATTGACGAGAAACTTGTTGTGGAATCTCCGTTTTCGGAGTCGAGTAATATCCTAGGGAACATCCCACCGCTTGTGTATAGCGTTGTGAATGGGACGGCGGCTCCGCCTGGTGGTGTGCCTTTTACGTTTGCAAAAGGGGAAGTGGAAAGGAAGAGGGTGGGTGTGAGGGTTGAGTTTCAGACGTGGAATTTGTATCAGAAAGTTGAGAATGTGAATTCGGTTAATTCGCAAGTTGAACTTTGGTGGAATTTGGTGGATAGGAGGGAGGGGGAGGCTGTTAGACAG GCTGTTGAGATAGCTAGGGCAGCTGATGTTATGGTGTTGGCGGTTGGAGCGAATTGGAATAGTGATGGGGAGAGTGGAGATCGTGCTACGCTGGGGTTGTCGGCTaatcaga CTGTACTCGCAGATGCAATATTCGCGTTGGGAAAACCTGTAGTGCTTGTACTGCAAGGAGGACGACCGTTTGCGATTCCTGATTATTATGCGAAATGTGCGGCTGCTATCAGTGCG TTCTTCGCAGGTCAATCTGGTGGCCAGGCTATTGCGGATGTTTTGTTTGGGAAAGTGAATCCGGGTGGCAGGATACCGCTTAGTGTTCCGTTTGACGAAGGAACGCTGCCTTCTTTCTATAA TTACCATTCTACGGCGCATGGTCCAGAATATACTGATATCTCTTCCTTACCAACGGTGACCGGGCTTCCTCATTCCTCCGTGGATCTCTAA